Proteins encoded together in one Benincasa hispida cultivar B227 chromosome 1, ASM972705v1, whole genome shotgun sequence window:
- the LOC120070548 gene encoding HMG-Y-related protein A-like, which produces MATEEVNKPPSLPPYPEMIFRAIEALNSENGSNKSTISKYIESTYGNLPTGHSSLLTHHLNMMKASGELVFWKNNYMKRDPTAPPRRGRGRPPKPKGPLPPSSVLSPPKPRGRPPKDPNAPPKPPKPVQMKVSSGTGKARGRPRKFPLATTMPSPPTPSGRPRGRPPKVKTSLTEVSVQQ; this is translated from the exons atggcGACTGAAGAGGTTAATAAACCTCCATCACTCCCTCCTTACCCCGAG ATGATATTTAGGGCTATTGAAGCATTGAATAGTGAAAATGGCTCAAACAAGTCCACAATATCAAAGTACATTGAATCAACATATGGGAACTTGCCCACTGGGCACTCATCTTTGCTCACACACCATTTGAACATGATGAAAGCCAGTGGAGAACTTGTGTTCTGGAAGAACAACTACATGAAGAGGGATCCCACGGCACCTCCCCGGCGGGGACGTGGCAGGCCTCCCAAACCGAAGGGCCCTCTTCCACCCAGTTCTGTTTTATCCCCACCAAAACCGAGAGGCCGCCCGCCTAAGGACCCCAATGCACCTCCAAAACCACCAAAACCAGTGCAGATGAAGGTATCTTCTGGGACTGGAAAAGCAAGAGGACGGCCAAGGAAATTCCCTCTGGCAACAACCATGCCATCTCCTCCGACACCGAGTGGGAGGCCCCGTGGTCGACCTCCCAAGGTGAAGACTTCATTGACTGAAGTTAGCGTTCAACAATAG
- the LOC120087082 gene encoding senescence-associated protein AAF, chlorolplastic isoform X1, with product MALAAIKVSSNPVVTSKATVSNSYGVFSSLSKSERGKLNPSSCRVDIGELHECLLTAKVKVSNHGRRNSYGKPWSCTLSRRPAVLCFSTGTHHSETEECARPYDSSAGLRCAQSGDDEDDQPTVCRRTIKSNPGIVEACRFAYNDAKFVNERARNDIVLLSRGIMRLDARARQDVAILGSKFLKLDARAREDTETIDRNVKKKAERLRHIATTLREKAQSRLKTAADEHWSDGALEADLRLADFRAKQRAMEDALMALEFVKNIHDMMVRKMYKFPLSNESAFPMGNDMMGRIKLEKNGKSLDFLTGELSTDRISAIQEIYWSMASALSEADGIDYTDPEELELLIRTLMDLDAMDGKSSVSLLAECSSSPDENTRQALANALAAAPSMWTLGNAGMGALQRLAEDSNPAIATAASNAIKELKNQWEIEEGDSWSFTVNQKATMEGNEADDDEDDADPL from the exons ATGGCATTAGCTGCAATCAAGGTTTCAAGCAACCCAGTTGTGACCAGTAAGGCAACTGTATCTAATTCTTATggagttttttcttctttatccaAGTCAGAACGTGGAAAATTAAATCCATCAAGTTGTAGAGTTGACATTGGGGAGCTCCATGAATGTCTCTTGACAGCAAAAGTCAAAGTCTCTAATCATGGGCGGCGGAACTCTTATGGAAAACCTTGGAGCTGTACCCTGTCACGCAGACCTGCCGTGTTATGTTTCTCAACTGGGACTCATCATTCAGAAACTGAAGAATGTGCTAGGCCTTATGATAGTTCTGCAGGTTTAAGATG TGCCCAATCTGGGGATGATGAAGATGATCAGCCAACTGTTTGTAGAAGAACTATTAAGTCCAACCCTGGAATAGTTGAAGCTTGTCGATTTGCATATAATGATgcaaaatttgtaaatgaaagGGCTCGCAATGACATCGTATTGCTTTCTCG TGGCATAATGAGACTGGATGCACGTGCACGTCAAGATGTTGCTATCCTTGGATCTAAGTTTCTTAAGCTTGATG CTCGAGCTAGAGAGGATACAGAGACAATTGACCGTAATGTGAAGAAAAAAGCTGAGCGACTCCGACATATTGCTACA actttgagagaaaaggctCAGTCCCGGCTTAAAACTGCTGCAGATGAGCATTGGAGTGATGGAGCCTTAGAG GCTGATTTGCGCTTGGCTGATTTCCGTGCTAAACAGCGGGCAATGGAAGATGCCCTGATGGCTTTGGAG TTTGTCAAAAATATTCATGATATGATGGTGAGAAAGATGTACAAATT TCCTCTGTCAAATGAATCTGCTTTTCCAATGGGCAATGACATGATGGGCCGtataaaactagaaaaaaatGGCAAGAGTTTAGATTTCTTAACTGGCGAACTATCAACTGATCGCATTTCTGCTATTCAG GAAATCTATTGGAGTATGGCCTCTGCCCTCTCTGAAGCTGATGGAATTGATTATACTGATCCAGAAGAG ctcgAGCTGTTGATTAGAACTCTTATGGATCTTGATGCAATGGATGGCAAAAGCAGTGTATCACTGCTTGCAGAATGTTCGAGTTCTCCTGATGAAAATACTAG ACAAGCACTGGCCAATGCTCTGGCAGCAGCCCCATCCATGTGGACTCTTGGAAATGCAGGCATGGGAGCATTGCAG AGACTGGCTGAAGATAGTAACCCAGCAATTGCTACTGCAGCATCCAATGCCATCAAAGAGCTGAAGAATCAATGGGAAATAGAAGAAGGAGATAGCTGGAGCTTTACAGTGAATCAAAAGGCTACCATGGAAGGTAATGAAgctgatgatgatgaagatgatgcaGATCCATTATGA
- the LOC120087082 gene encoding senescence-associated protein AAF, chlorolplastic isoform X4: MALAAIKVSSNPVVTSKATVSNSYGVFSSLSKSERGKLNPSSCRVDIGELHECLLTAKVKVSNHGRRNSYGKPWSCTLSRRPAVLCFSTGTHHSETEECARPYDSSAGLRCGIMRLDARARQDVAILGSKFLKLDARAREDTETIDRNVKKKAERLRHIATTLREKAQSRLKTAADEHWSDGALEADLRLADFRAKQRAMEDALMALEFVKNIHDMMVRKMYKFPLSNESAFPMGNDMMGRIKLEKNGKSLDFLTGELSTDRISAIQEIYWSMASALSEADGIDYTDPEELELLIRTLMDLDAMDGKSSVSLLAECSSSPDENTRQALANALAAAPSMWTLGNAGMGALQRLAEDSNPAIATAASNAIKELKNQWEIEEGDSWSFTVNQKATMEGNEADDDEDDADPL, encoded by the exons ATGGCATTAGCTGCAATCAAGGTTTCAAGCAACCCAGTTGTGACCAGTAAGGCAACTGTATCTAATTCTTATggagttttttcttctttatccaAGTCAGAACGTGGAAAATTAAATCCATCAAGTTGTAGAGTTGACATTGGGGAGCTCCATGAATGTCTCTTGACAGCAAAAGTCAAAGTCTCTAATCATGGGCGGCGGAACTCTTATGGAAAACCTTGGAGCTGTACCCTGTCACGCAGACCTGCCGTGTTATGTTTCTCAACTGGGACTCATCATTCAGAAACTGAAGAATGTGCTAGGCCTTATGATAGTTCTGCAGGTTTAAGATG TGGCATAATGAGACTGGATGCACGTGCACGTCAAGATGTTGCTATCCTTGGATCTAAGTTTCTTAAGCTTGATG CTCGAGCTAGAGAGGATACAGAGACAATTGACCGTAATGTGAAGAAAAAAGCTGAGCGACTCCGACATATTGCTACA actttgagagaaaaggctCAGTCCCGGCTTAAAACTGCTGCAGATGAGCATTGGAGTGATGGAGCCTTAGAG GCTGATTTGCGCTTGGCTGATTTCCGTGCTAAACAGCGGGCAATGGAAGATGCCCTGATGGCTTTGGAG TTTGTCAAAAATATTCATGATATGATGGTGAGAAAGATGTACAAATT TCCTCTGTCAAATGAATCTGCTTTTCCAATGGGCAATGACATGATGGGCCGtataaaactagaaaaaaatGGCAAGAGTTTAGATTTCTTAACTGGCGAACTATCAACTGATCGCATTTCTGCTATTCAG GAAATCTATTGGAGTATGGCCTCTGCCCTCTCTGAAGCTGATGGAATTGATTATACTGATCCAGAAGAG ctcgAGCTGTTGATTAGAACTCTTATGGATCTTGATGCAATGGATGGCAAAAGCAGTGTATCACTGCTTGCAGAATGTTCGAGTTCTCCTGATGAAAATACTAG ACAAGCACTGGCCAATGCTCTGGCAGCAGCCCCATCCATGTGGACTCTTGGAAATGCAGGCATGGGAGCATTGCAG AGACTGGCTGAAGATAGTAACCCAGCAATTGCTACTGCAGCATCCAATGCCATCAAAGAGCTGAAGAATCAATGGGAAATAGAAGAAGGAGATAGCTGGAGCTTTACAGTGAATCAAAAGGCTACCATGGAAGGTAATGAAgctgatgatgatgaagatgatgcaGATCCATTATGA
- the LOC120087082 gene encoding senescence-associated protein AAF, chlorolplastic isoform X3, producing MALAAIKVSSNPVVTTKVKVSNHGRRNSYGKPWSCTLSRRPAVLCFSTGTHHSETEECARPYDSSAGLRCAQSGDDEDDQPTVCRRTIKSNPGIVEACRFAYNDAKFVNERARNDIVLLSRGIMRLDARARQDVAILGSKFLKLDARAREDTETIDRNVKKKAERLRHIATTLREKAQSRLKTAADEHWSDGALEADLRLADFRAKQRAMEDALMALEFVKNIHDMMVRKMYKFPLSNESAFPMGNDMMGRIKLEKNGKSLDFLTGELSTDRISAIQEIYWSMASALSEADGIDYTDPEELELLIRTLMDLDAMDGKSSVSLLAECSSSPDENTRQALANALAAAPSMWTLGNAGMGALQRLAEDSNPAIATAASNAIKELKNQWEIEEGDSWSFTVNQKATMEGNEADDDEDDADPL from the exons ATGGCATTAGCTGCAATCAAGGTTTCAAGCAACCCAGTTGTGACCA CAAAAGTCAAAGTCTCTAATCATGGGCGGCGGAACTCTTATGGAAAACCTTGGAGCTGTACCCTGTCACGCAGACCTGCCGTGTTATGTTTCTCAACTGGGACTCATCATTCAGAAACTGAAGAATGTGCTAGGCCTTATGATAGTTCTGCAGGTTTAAGATG TGCCCAATCTGGGGATGATGAAGATGATCAGCCAACTGTTTGTAGAAGAACTATTAAGTCCAACCCTGGAATAGTTGAAGCTTGTCGATTTGCATATAATGATgcaaaatttgtaaatgaaagGGCTCGCAATGACATCGTATTGCTTTCTCG TGGCATAATGAGACTGGATGCACGTGCACGTCAAGATGTTGCTATCCTTGGATCTAAGTTTCTTAAGCTTGATG CTCGAGCTAGAGAGGATACAGAGACAATTGACCGTAATGTGAAGAAAAAAGCTGAGCGACTCCGACATATTGCTACA actttgagagaaaaggctCAGTCCCGGCTTAAAACTGCTGCAGATGAGCATTGGAGTGATGGAGCCTTAGAG GCTGATTTGCGCTTGGCTGATTTCCGTGCTAAACAGCGGGCAATGGAAGATGCCCTGATGGCTTTGGAG TTTGTCAAAAATATTCATGATATGATGGTGAGAAAGATGTACAAATT TCCTCTGTCAAATGAATCTGCTTTTCCAATGGGCAATGACATGATGGGCCGtataaaactagaaaaaaatGGCAAGAGTTTAGATTTCTTAACTGGCGAACTATCAACTGATCGCATTTCTGCTATTCAG GAAATCTATTGGAGTATGGCCTCTGCCCTCTCTGAAGCTGATGGAATTGATTATACTGATCCAGAAGAG ctcgAGCTGTTGATTAGAACTCTTATGGATCTTGATGCAATGGATGGCAAAAGCAGTGTATCACTGCTTGCAGAATGTTCGAGTTCTCCTGATGAAAATACTAG ACAAGCACTGGCCAATGCTCTGGCAGCAGCCCCATCCATGTGGACTCTTGGAAATGCAGGCATGGGAGCATTGCAG AGACTGGCTGAAGATAGTAACCCAGCAATTGCTACTGCAGCATCCAATGCCATCAAAGAGCTGAAGAATCAATGGGAAATAGAAGAAGGAGATAGCTGGAGCTTTACAGTGAATCAAAAGGCTACCATGGAAGGTAATGAAgctgatgatgatgaagatgatgcaGATCCATTATGA
- the LOC120087082 gene encoding senescence-associated protein AAF, chlorolplastic isoform X2, whose translation MGSSLLLLDPHGISCNQGFKQPSCDQVDIGELHECLLTAKVKVSNHGRRNSYGKPWSCTLSRRPAVLCFSTGTHHSETEECARPYDSSAGLRCAQSGDDEDDQPTVCRRTIKSNPGIVEACRFAYNDAKFVNERARNDIVLLSRGIMRLDARARQDVAILGSKFLKLDARAREDTETIDRNVKKKAERLRHIATTLREKAQSRLKTAADEHWSDGALEADLRLADFRAKQRAMEDALMALEFVKNIHDMMVRKMYKFPLSNESAFPMGNDMMGRIKLEKNGKSLDFLTGELSTDRISAIQEIYWSMASALSEADGIDYTDPEELELLIRTLMDLDAMDGKSSVSLLAECSSSPDENTRQALANALAAAPSMWTLGNAGMGALQRLAEDSNPAIATAASNAIKELKNQWEIEEGDSWSFTVNQKATMEGNEADDDEDDADPL comes from the exons ATGG GTTCATCCCTTTTACTCCTTGATCCCCATGGCATTAGCTGCAATCAAGGTTTCAAGCAACCCAGTTGTGACCA AGTTGACATTGGGGAGCTCCATGAATGTCTCTTGACAGCAAAAGTCAAAGTCTCTAATCATGGGCGGCGGAACTCTTATGGAAAACCTTGGAGCTGTACCCTGTCACGCAGACCTGCCGTGTTATGTTTCTCAACTGGGACTCATCATTCAGAAACTGAAGAATGTGCTAGGCCTTATGATAGTTCTGCAGGTTTAAGATG TGCCCAATCTGGGGATGATGAAGATGATCAGCCAACTGTTTGTAGAAGAACTATTAAGTCCAACCCTGGAATAGTTGAAGCTTGTCGATTTGCATATAATGATgcaaaatttgtaaatgaaagGGCTCGCAATGACATCGTATTGCTTTCTCG TGGCATAATGAGACTGGATGCACGTGCACGTCAAGATGTTGCTATCCTTGGATCTAAGTTTCTTAAGCTTGATG CTCGAGCTAGAGAGGATACAGAGACAATTGACCGTAATGTGAAGAAAAAAGCTGAGCGACTCCGACATATTGCTACA actttgagagaaaaggctCAGTCCCGGCTTAAAACTGCTGCAGATGAGCATTGGAGTGATGGAGCCTTAGAG GCTGATTTGCGCTTGGCTGATTTCCGTGCTAAACAGCGGGCAATGGAAGATGCCCTGATGGCTTTGGAG TTTGTCAAAAATATTCATGATATGATGGTGAGAAAGATGTACAAATT TCCTCTGTCAAATGAATCTGCTTTTCCAATGGGCAATGACATGATGGGCCGtataaaactagaaaaaaatGGCAAGAGTTTAGATTTCTTAACTGGCGAACTATCAACTGATCGCATTTCTGCTATTCAG GAAATCTATTGGAGTATGGCCTCTGCCCTCTCTGAAGCTGATGGAATTGATTATACTGATCCAGAAGAG ctcgAGCTGTTGATTAGAACTCTTATGGATCTTGATGCAATGGATGGCAAAAGCAGTGTATCACTGCTTGCAGAATGTTCGAGTTCTCCTGATGAAAATACTAG ACAAGCACTGGCCAATGCTCTGGCAGCAGCCCCATCCATGTGGACTCTTGGAAATGCAGGCATGGGAGCATTGCAG AGACTGGCTGAAGATAGTAACCCAGCAATTGCTACTGCAGCATCCAATGCCATCAAAGAGCTGAAGAATCAATGGGAAATAGAAGAAGGAGATAGCTGGAGCTTTACAGTGAATCAAAAGGCTACCATGGAAGGTAATGAAgctgatgatgatgaagatgatgcaGATCCATTATGA